A genomic segment from Salvia splendens isolate huo1 chromosome 13, SspV2, whole genome shotgun sequence encodes:
- the LOC121762826 gene encoding protein ALP1-like isoform X1 has product MRTPTIRYTSIVMMLEDIMQMYRDETMILVHRYLNGRTKRTRHRILEHARRYSLINKVPAQLEHLDRLIHLTDTDCIDSLRMDRNTFGKLCRILHGRGGLQIGKCLGIEEQVAIFLCVLAHHTKNRIVRFSFTRSGSTVPYYVNKVLGVVLSLHDILLSAPIPVPDDSIDHRWKWFRGCLGALDGTHISILVSNSDKLRYRTRKGTIATNVLAACDRDMQFVYILPGWEGSAGDSRVLRDAVSRNNGFRVPQGCYYLGDNAYANSPGFLTPYKGVRYHLKEWGVGDQAPQEPKEIFNMRHSKARNVIERAFAVLKMRWGILRSPSFYPIQTQISKCCNASENLMAFPSACVARGRWCCVVQVNKQLTRVGITSNARKISTTLDHLCGVMSTSEGGMKGLHSMSVKPLHDWARIWLMHPLDQPLPPDVTTVAPSMQKEMCVTSY; this is encoded by the exons ATGAGAACGCCAACAATTAGGTACACCAGCATAGTTATGATGCTAGAGGACATCATGCAAATGTATCGGGATGAGACAATGATACTGGTGCATCGCTACCTCAACGGTCGAACGAAGCGTACGCGGCATAGGATACTGGAACACGCCAGGCGTTACAGCTTGATCAATAAGGTGCCCGCTCAACTAGAACACTTGGACAGACTCATCCATCTAACAGATACAGATTGCATAGATAGCCTCCGAATGGACCGCAATACGTTCGGAAAGCTTTGCCGCATCCTCCATGGTCGGGGTGGGTTACAGATTGGTAAGTGTCTGGGGATCGAAGAGCAAGTTGCGATTTTTCTTTGTGTTCTAGCGCATCACACCAAAAACCGTATAGTCCGTTTTAGTTTTACGCGTTCTGGGTCCACGGTGCCGTACTATGTTAATAAAGTTTTAGGTGTCGTGCTTAGCCTTCATGACATATTATTATCTGCGCCTATCCCCGTTCCCGATGATTCCATTGACCATAGATGGAAATGGTTCAGG GGTTGTCTAGGTGCCCTTGACGGCACACACATCAGCATATTGGTGAGCAACTCTGACAAACTCCGTTATCGTACTCGTAAAGGGACTATTGCTACCAACGTGTTAGCCGCGTGCGACCGAGACATGCAGTTCGTGTACATCTTACCTGGGTGGGAGGGTTCGGCGGGTGATTCTCGTGTGCTAAGGGATGCCGTGTCTAGAAACAACGGCTTCAGGGTTCCACAAG GTTGTTATTATTTAGGCGACAATGCATACGCTAATAGCCCCGGATTCTTAACACCTTACAAAGGGGTCCGCTACCACCTCAAGGAATGGGGCGTTGGAGATCAAGCTCCACAGGAACCCAAAGAAATATTTAACATGCGCCACAGTAAGGCTAGAAATGTTATTGAGCGAGCCTTCGCAGTGCTGAAGATGCGTTGGGGGATTCTAAGAAGTCCATCATTTTACCCAATTCAAACCCAAATCAG CAAATGTTGCAACGCTTCGGAAAACTTGATGGCATTCCCGAGTGCATGTGTGGCTCGGGGAAGATGGTGCTGCGTTGTGCAGGTAAACAAGCAATTAACTCGGGTAGGTATTACCTCAAATGCCCGGAAGATCTCAACCACCCTGGATCATTTATGTGGTGTGATGAGTACATCAGAGGGAGGGATGAAAGGTCTACACTCGATGAGCGTGAAGCCACTTCACGATTGGGCAAGGATTTGGCTAATGCACCCGTTGGATCAGCCTCTGCCGCCCGACGTGACCACTGTTGCACCGTCAATGCAAAAGGAGATGTGtgtaacatcttattaa
- the LOC121761568 gene encoding uncharacterized protein LOC121761568 isoform X2, with protein sequence MVDGSWGNVVRSTGTLFDVNPPNPRRKFRKGDRSRRSWTVREEEIFAACLLALVSRGWKSDNGFRAEYLGKIEDAIRQEFPNTDIKGTPHVNSKLTAWKKSYQSLRNILSRSGVGFNSDNEYRIECDDDQWEAIVMADKEAKFMRHKSWPLWETWKVIFGKDRACGGGAEQISDAAEAFRRGQPGTYSEVNENDYHPSLDDIEADKAIPSSQPFGNHDMSSGNSGKQTSVNTSNASKKRKLDGSDAALMEFLANLHTDTNSRLEMILARIGYEFDLGQARQDVFAKLCDVDGLTLNQRYELCNILGDKPQRMEIFMGMQESARLGYLLKLIEDKQSGI encoded by the exons ATGGTGGACGGGTCATGGGGAAATGTTGTCCGCTCAACCGGAACTCTCTTTGACG TTAACCCACCGAATCCTCGACGGAAATTTCGAAAGGGCGATCGCTCCCGTAGGAGTTGGACAGTTCGAGAGGAAGAAATCTTCGCTGCCTGTTTGCTCGCCTTGGTCTCTAGAGGCTGGAAATCCGACAATGGCTTCCGGGCTGAGTATTTAGGGAAGATTGAGGATGCTATCCGTCAGGAATTCCCCAACACGGACATCAAGGGCACTCCTCACGTGAATTCGAAGCTCACTGCCTGGAAGAAGAGTTACCAAAGCCTCAGGAATATACTTAGTAGGAGTGGTGTGGGGTTCAACTCAGACAACGAGTACCGGATTGAATGCGATGATGATCAGTGGGAAGCCATTGTTATG GCCGATAAGGAAGCCAAATTTATGCGGCATAAGTCGTGGCCGTTGTGGGAAACGTGGAAGGTGATTTTCGGCAAGGACCGTGCGTGTGGTGGTGGGGCTGAGCAGATAAGTGATGCGGCGGAGGCCTTTCGGCGTGGCCAGCCAGGCACGTACAGTGAGGTTAATGAAAATGACTATCATCCAAGCCTCGATGACATTGAAGCCGACAAAGCAATACCTTCATCACAGCCCTTCGGTAATCATGACATGAGCTCGGGGAATAGTGGAAAACAAACTTCAGTTAACACGTCCAACGCAAGCAAGAAACGCAAACTCGACGGCTCGGACGCTGCACTGATGGAGTTCCTCGCAAATTTGCACACTGATACAAACTCTCGCTTGGAGATGATTTTGGCGAGGATCGGGTACGAGTTTGATCTTGGGCAGGCTAGGCAAGATGTGTTTGCGAAGCTGTGTGACGTCGACGGTCTAACGCTGAACCAAAGGTATGAACTTTGTAACATACTAGGCGATAAGCCGCAGCGGATGGAAATCTTCATGGGTATGCAGGAGAGCGCTCGGCTTGGGTACTTGTTGAAACTAATCGAGGATAAACAGAGTGGGATTTGA
- the LOC121762826 gene encoding protein ALP1-like isoform X2, which yields MVGVGYRLGCLGALDGTHISILVSNSDKLRYRTRKGTIATNVLAACDRDMQFVYILPGWEGSAGDSRVLRDAVSRNNGFRVPQGCYYLGDNAYANSPGFLTPYKGVRYHLKEWGVGDQAPQEPKEIFNMRHSKARNVIERAFAVLKMRWGILRSPSFYPIQTQISKCCNASENLMAFPSACVARGRWCCVVQVNKQLTRVGITSNARKISTTLDHLCGVMSTSEGGMKGLHSMSVKPLHDWARIWLMHPLDQPLPPDVTTVAPSMQKEMCVTSY from the exons ATGGTCGGGGTGGGTTACAGATTG GGTTGTCTAGGTGCCCTTGACGGCACACACATCAGCATATTGGTGAGCAACTCTGACAAACTCCGTTATCGTACTCGTAAAGGGACTATTGCTACCAACGTGTTAGCCGCGTGCGACCGAGACATGCAGTTCGTGTACATCTTACCTGGGTGGGAGGGTTCGGCGGGTGATTCTCGTGTGCTAAGGGATGCCGTGTCTAGAAACAACGGCTTCAGGGTTCCACAAG GTTGTTATTATTTAGGCGACAATGCATACGCTAATAGCCCCGGATTCTTAACACCTTACAAAGGGGTCCGCTACCACCTCAAGGAATGGGGCGTTGGAGATCAAGCTCCACAGGAACCCAAAGAAATATTTAACATGCGCCACAGTAAGGCTAGAAATGTTATTGAGCGAGCCTTCGCAGTGCTGAAGATGCGTTGGGGGATTCTAAGAAGTCCATCATTTTACCCAATTCAAACCCAAATCAG CAAATGTTGCAACGCTTCGGAAAACTTGATGGCATTCCCGAGTGCATGTGTGGCTCGGGGAAGATGGTGCTGCGTTGTGCAGGTAAACAAGCAATTAACTCGGGTAGGTATTACCTCAAATGCCCGGAAGATCTCAACCACCCTGGATCATTTATGTGGTGTGATGAGTACATCAGAGGGAGGGATGAAAGGTCTACACTCGATGAGCGTGAAGCCACTTCACGATTGGGCAAGGATTTGGCTAATGCACCCGTTGGATCAGCCTCTGCCGCCCGACGTGACCACTGTTGCACCGTCAATGCAAAAGGAGATGTGtgtaacatcttattaa
- the LOC121761570 gene encoding uncharacterized protein LOC121761570 translates to MIIPPQASYLYYANWSTESDEIVLNTIIKLKQETRWMLPDFPSWFMMTAQWELKLTTGSMFTEAEIKQRMDFMKLWFKTFKGVQMEGGFWDVGAKIIHANDDIWEKILKKTPFAGAYYHRDEPHFAKLACLYGWDDVKKEGETEVVISDQTVKIDVEVEPSCYELPGCYTEVNSPNIFPTRSVRRKLFVDDVETPTNRESSTEIGIYFIENGPNGQLVPRLERGRDLTSKHGADKAGPSTRSPNTSSAASNSPKQWYPHNIRRPPF, encoded by the exons ATGATTATCCCTCCCCAAGCATCATACTTGTACTATGCAAACTGGTCGACGGAGTCCGACGAGATAGTGTTAAACACGATCATCAAGCTCAAGCAGGAAACAAGGTGGATGCTCCCCGACTTTCCATCTTGGTTCATGATGACAGCCCAATGGGAGCTGAAGTTGACTACCGGCAGCATGTTCACTGAGGCTGAGATCAAGCAGCGTATGGATTTCATGAAACTTTGGTTCAAAACTTTCAAGGGTGTGCAGATGGAGGGAGGTTTTTGGGACGTCGGGGCAAAGATCATCCATGCAAACGATGACATTTGGGAGAAGATTCTCAAG AAAACTCCGTTCGCGGGAGCATACTATCACCGGGACGAACCCCATTTCGCGAAGCTCGCCTGTTTGTACGGCTGGGACGATGttaagaaagaaggagaaactGAAGTCGTCATATCCGACCAGACTGTGAAGATCGATGTTGAAGTGGAGCCGAGTTGCTACGAACTTCCTGGCTGTTACACGGAGGTGAACTCACCCAATATTTTCCCAACCCGCTCAGTGCGTCGCAAGCTCTTTGTAGATGACGTGGAGACCCCTACTAATCGCGAATCATCGACTGAAATTGGCATATATTTCATTGAGAATGGCCCAAATGGCCAATTGGTCCCAAGGCTTGAGAGGGGAAGGGACTTGACTAGCAAACACGGAGCAGACAAAGCTGGCCCTTCAACACGGTCTCCAAACACGAGTTCGGCTGCTTCCAACTCTCCTAAGCAATGGTACCCGCATAACATCAGGCGTCCCCCGTTTTAG
- the LOC121761568 gene encoding uncharacterized protein LOC121761568 isoform X1 gives MLRCDIMVDGSWGNVVRSTGTLFDVNPPNPRRKFRKGDRSRRSWTVREEEIFAACLLALVSRGWKSDNGFRAEYLGKIEDAIRQEFPNTDIKGTPHVNSKLTAWKKSYQSLRNILSRSGVGFNSDNEYRIECDDDQWEAIVMADKEAKFMRHKSWPLWETWKVIFGKDRACGGGAEQISDAAEAFRRGQPGTYSEVNENDYHPSLDDIEADKAIPSSQPFGNHDMSSGNSGKQTSVNTSNASKKRKLDGSDAALMEFLANLHTDTNSRLEMILARIGYEFDLGQARQDVFAKLCDVDGLTLNQRYELCNILGDKPQRMEIFMGMQESARLGYLLKLIEDKQSGI, from the exons ATGTTGCGTTGTG ACATTATGGTGGACGGGTCATGGGGAAATGTTGTCCGCTCAACCGGAACTCTCTTTGACG TTAACCCACCGAATCCTCGACGGAAATTTCGAAAGGGCGATCGCTCCCGTAGGAGTTGGACAGTTCGAGAGGAAGAAATCTTCGCTGCCTGTTTGCTCGCCTTGGTCTCTAGAGGCTGGAAATCCGACAATGGCTTCCGGGCTGAGTATTTAGGGAAGATTGAGGATGCTATCCGTCAGGAATTCCCCAACACGGACATCAAGGGCACTCCTCACGTGAATTCGAAGCTCACTGCCTGGAAGAAGAGTTACCAAAGCCTCAGGAATATACTTAGTAGGAGTGGTGTGGGGTTCAACTCAGACAACGAGTACCGGATTGAATGCGATGATGATCAGTGGGAAGCCATTGTTATG GCCGATAAGGAAGCCAAATTTATGCGGCATAAGTCGTGGCCGTTGTGGGAAACGTGGAAGGTGATTTTCGGCAAGGACCGTGCGTGTGGTGGTGGGGCTGAGCAGATAAGTGATGCGGCGGAGGCCTTTCGGCGTGGCCAGCCAGGCACGTACAGTGAGGTTAATGAAAATGACTATCATCCAAGCCTCGATGACATTGAAGCCGACAAAGCAATACCTTCATCACAGCCCTTCGGTAATCATGACATGAGCTCGGGGAATAGTGGAAAACAAACTTCAGTTAACACGTCCAACGCAAGCAAGAAACGCAAACTCGACGGCTCGGACGCTGCACTGATGGAGTTCCTCGCAAATTTGCACACTGATACAAACTCTCGCTTGGAGATGATTTTGGCGAGGATCGGGTACGAGTTTGATCTTGGGCAGGCTAGGCAAGATGTGTTTGCGAAGCTGTGTGACGTCGACGGTCTAACGCTGAACCAAAGGTATGAACTTTGTAACATACTAGGCGATAAGCCGCAGCGGATGGAAATCTTCATGGGTATGCAGGAGAGCGCTCGGCTTGGGTACTTGTTGAAACTAATCGAGGATAAACAGAGTGGGATTTGA